The following are encoded in a window of Egicoccus sp. AB-alg6-2 genomic DNA:
- the galT gene encoding galactose-1-phosphate uridylyltransferase: MPTLARHTLVHAGGRHLYVYGELRGELPADASAPGEPPQLHRRLDPLTGTWIAVSPARNTRPQTRPAPLSADAPDGTPSCPLCPGGPELPFSYEAAVFENRFPSLMADPPPPPAAEDATIAPTAASVGRCEVVLYTEQHEGSLATLDPAQVAQVIAVWTDRSNALWSQPDIAFVLIFENRGEGVGATLSHPHGQIYAFDHLPPNIALRNDHHHAHRAEHGNCLGCRVVAMDAAATERQVAANDSFTVGVPFAPHWPYEVHVRARRHGARRLGDLTGDEQCDLAAALRDLVLRYDRLFGHDLPFMMVVHEAPHDQPDWHLSFEFLPPHRGADKLKIRASVETATGLFINDTLPETTAAALRATDPPAIDARGCLVPEVRPTEEL; the protein is encoded by the coding sequence GTGCCGACGCTCGCGCGCCACACCCTGGTGCATGCCGGCGGTCGCCACCTCTACGTCTACGGCGAACTGCGCGGTGAGCTTCCGGCGGACGCCTCGGCTCCTGGGGAGCCACCACAGCTGCACCGCCGGCTCGACCCGCTGACCGGTACCTGGATCGCCGTCTCGCCCGCGCGCAACACGCGCCCGCAGACCCGGCCAGCCCCGTTGTCCGCCGACGCTCCCGACGGCACGCCGTCGTGTCCGTTGTGCCCGGGAGGACCGGAGCTGCCGTTCTCCTACGAGGCAGCGGTCTTCGAGAACCGGTTCCCCTCGTTGATGGCCGACCCGCCGCCACCGCCAGCCGCCGAGGACGCCACGATCGCCCCGACGGCGGCGTCCGTCGGGCGGTGCGAGGTGGTCCTCTACACCGAGCAGCACGAAGGATCCCTGGCCACGCTCGACCCGGCACAGGTCGCCCAGGTCATCGCGGTCTGGACCGACCGCAGCAACGCGCTGTGGTCACAGCCCGACATCGCGTTCGTACTCATCTTCGAGAACCGCGGGGAAGGCGTGGGCGCGACGCTGTCACACCCGCACGGCCAGATCTACGCCTTCGACCACCTGCCGCCCAACATCGCCCTGCGCAACGACCACCACCACGCCCACCGCGCCGAGCACGGCAACTGCCTCGGATGTCGCGTCGTCGCCATGGACGCCGCCGCGACCGAGCGGCAGGTCGCCGCCAACGACAGCTTCACCGTCGGCGTCCCCTTCGCGCCGCACTGGCCCTACGAGGTCCACGTCCGCGCGCGCCGTCACGGCGCCAGGCGGCTGGGCGACCTCACCGGCGACGAGCAGTGCGACCTCGCCGCCGCCCTGCGCGACCTGGTGCTCCGCTACGACCGACTCTTCGGCCACGACCTGCCCTTCATGATGGTGGTGCACGAGGCTCCGCACGACCAGCCCGACTGGCACCTGTCGTTCGAGTTCCTGCCGCCCCACCGTGGCGCCGACAAGCTCAAGATCCGGGCGTCCGTCGAGACCGCCACCGGGCTGTTCATCAACGACACGCTGCCCGAGACCACGGCCGCCGCCCTTCGTGCCACCGACCCACCGGCGATCGACGCGCGGGGCTGCCTCGTCCCCGAGGTGCGACCGACCGAGGAGTTGTGA
- a CDS encoding helicase HerA-like domain-containing protein, with protein sequence MESDGGTLDADLRAGYGFDDEAVILGRPLDAALQSPLNDHFVQVPLRMLNKHGLVAGATGTGKTKTLQVFAEQLSRAGVPVFLADLKGDLTGLAVPGPGNEHIDARMSGMDLPWQAESFPVELLSISGRSGTPLRVPVSSFGPLLLAKVMECSDTQESVLQVIFKYADESQLALLDLVDLIELLKFLASDDGREVQATYGGMSTQTINVLLRKTMELQTQGGDTFFGEPEFDVEDLVRTQDGKGVITILNLVDVQTKPRIFSTFMMWLLAEIYETSPEVGDPDKPRLVFFFDEAHLLFNGASKTLRSSVELTVRMIRSKGVGVFFVTQQPRDVPEDVLAQLGNRVQHALRAYTPQDQKALKATAATFPVSAHYDVQEALTGLGTGEALVTVLGPKGRPTPTVPTRLVAPVSQMDTVDEATVQRLIEGSPLLARYAQRLDRESAAEILAKRAEEKAAAAVEHARSQEEADALARREKELVAEQQRTRRAPTGRRASNRDTATERMVKNAAASVGREVGRSLIRGILGNLGR encoded by the coding sequence ATGGAGTCGGACGGCGGGACACTCGACGCGGACCTGCGGGCTGGTTATGGCTTCGACGACGAGGCCGTCATCCTCGGTCGGCCCCTCGACGCCGCGCTGCAGAGCCCGCTCAACGACCACTTCGTGCAGGTGCCCCTGCGCATGCTCAACAAGCACGGCCTGGTCGCCGGCGCGACCGGTACCGGCAAGACCAAGACCCTGCAGGTGTTCGCCGAACAGCTGTCGCGTGCCGGTGTTCCGGTCTTTCTCGCCGACCTCAAGGGTGATCTGACCGGGCTCGCGGTGCCAGGCCCAGGCAACGAGCACATCGACGCCCGCATGTCGGGCATGGACCTGCCCTGGCAGGCGGAGTCGTTCCCTGTCGAGCTGCTGTCGATCTCGGGTCGGTCGGGCACGCCGCTGCGTGTCCCCGTCAGTTCCTTCGGACCGCTGCTGCTGGCGAAGGTGATGGAGTGCAGCGACACGCAGGAGTCGGTGCTGCAGGTCATCTTCAAGTACGCGGACGAGTCGCAGCTCGCCCTGCTCGACCTCGTCGACCTGATCGAGCTGCTGAAGTTCCTGGCTTCCGACGACGGCCGCGAGGTCCAGGCGACCTACGGGGGTATGAGCACCCAGACCATCAACGTGTTGCTCCGGAAGACCATGGAGCTGCAGACCCAGGGCGGGGACACGTTCTTCGGCGAGCCCGAGTTCGACGTCGAGGACCTGGTGCGGACCCAGGACGGCAAGGGCGTCATCACCATCCTCAACCTCGTCGACGTGCAGACGAAGCCGCGGATCTTCTCGACCTTCATGATGTGGCTGCTCGCCGAGATCTACGAGACCTCGCCCGAGGTGGGGGACCCGGACAAGCCGCGGCTGGTGTTCTTCTTCGACGAGGCGCACCTGCTGTTCAACGGCGCGTCCAAGACGCTGCGCAGTTCGGTCGAGCTCACCGTCCGCATGATCCGCTCCAAGGGCGTCGGCGTCTTCTTCGTGACCCAGCAGCCCCGCGACGTGCCCGAGGACGTGCTGGCGCAGCTGGGCAACCGGGTCCAACACGCGTTGCGTGCGTACACCCCCCAGGACCAGAAGGCCCTGAAGGCGACCGCGGCGACGTTCCCGGTCAGTGCGCACTACGACGTGCAGGAGGCCCTCACCGGTCTGGGCACCGGTGAGGCCCTCGTCACCGTCCTCGGTCCGAAGGGTCGGCCGACACCGACGGTGCCGACCCGGCTCGTCGCGCCGGTATCGCAGATGGACACGGTCGACGAGGCGACCGTCCAGCGGCTGATCGAGGGCAGCCCGTTGCTGGCGAGGTACGCCCAGCGACTGGACCGTGAATCGGCCGCCGAGATCCTGGCGAAGCGGGCCGAGGAGAAGGCCGCAGCGGCGGTCGAACACGCCCGGTCCCAGGAGGAGGCGGACGCGCTCGCACGTCGCGAGAAGGAACTCGTCGCGGAGCAGCAGCGGACCCGCCGTGCCCCCACCGGACGGCGGGCGAGCAACCGCGACACGGCGACCGAGCGCATGGTCAAGAACGCCGCGGCCAGCGTCGGCCGCGAAGTCGGCCGGTCGCTGATCCGTGGCATCCTCGGCAACCTCGGCCGCTGA
- a CDS encoding neutral zinc metallopeptidase has protein sequence MSFNDDVRIDSGRASRGRRGGAGVAIGGGGGLLLLLLALVFDIPLDALAGGGDPGAGSAGGQEIEGGFEHCQTGADANEHVDCRIIATAESLDVVWEEQLPAAGGPAYEPPGLTIFEGQVATGCGTATSQVGPFYCPADRTTYFDTGFFDTLRERFGAGEGPLAEQFVVAHEFGHHIEHQLGLLDRAQRDPSGPESGAVRVELMADCLSGVWAHHATQALDPESGEAFLRPLTEDDIADALSAAAAVGDDRIQERVQGQVTPETFTHGTSEQRQSWFSRGYREGELAACDTFATDEL, from the coding sequence ATGAGCTTCAACGACGACGTGCGCATCGATTCGGGTCGTGCCTCGCGCGGGCGCCGCGGCGGAGCGGGTGTGGCGATCGGTGGCGGCGGTGGCCTGCTGCTGCTGTTGCTCGCGCTGGTGTTCGACATCCCGCTCGACGCCTTGGCCGGTGGCGGCGATCCGGGCGCCGGGTCTGCCGGCGGCCAGGAGATCGAGGGTGGCTTCGAGCACTGCCAGACCGGTGCGGACGCCAATGAGCACGTCGACTGTCGCATCATCGCCACCGCGGAGAGTCTCGACGTCGTCTGGGAGGAGCAGCTGCCCGCGGCCGGCGGCCCGGCATACGAGCCTCCGGGACTGACCATCTTCGAGGGTCAGGTTGCCACGGGGTGCGGCACCGCGACGAGCCAGGTCGGCCCGTTCTACTGCCCCGCCGACCGCACGACCTACTTCGACACCGGCTTCTTCGACACCCTGCGGGAGCGTTTCGGCGCCGGCGAGGGACCCCTCGCGGAGCAGTTCGTCGTGGCCCACGAGTTCGGCCACCACATCGAGCACCAGCTCGGACTGCTCGACCGCGCCCAGCGCGACCCCAGCGGCCCCGAGTCGGGCGCCGTACGGGTGGAGCTCATGGCGGACTGCCTGTCGGGCGTGTGGGCCCACCACGCCACGCAGGCGCTCGACCCCGAGAGCGGCGAGGCGTTCCTGCGCCCGTTGACCGAGGACGACATCGCCGACGCGCTCAGTGCCGCTGCCGCCGTCGGCGACGACCGCATCCAGGAGCGGGTGCAGGGCCAGGTCACGCCCGAGACGTTCACGCACGGCACCAGCGAACAGCGGCAGTCGTGGTTCTCACGGGGCTACCGTGAGGGCGAGCTCGCCGCGTGCGACACCTTCGCGACCGACGAGCTGTAG